Proteins found in one Camelus bactrianus isolate YW-2024 breed Bactrian camel chromosome 5, ASM4877302v1, whole genome shotgun sequence genomic segment:
- the COPS7B gene encoding COP9 signalosome complex subunit 7b isoform X2, protein MIQCIPYSVLLKDLEMRNLRELEDLIIEAVYTDIIQGKLDQRNQLLEVDFCIGRDIRKKDINNIVKTLHEWCDGCEAVLLGIEQQVLRANQYKENHSRTQQQVEAEVTNIKKTLKATASSSAQEMEQQLAERECPPHAEQRQPTKKMSKVKGLVSSRH, encoded by the exons ATGATACAG TGTATTCCCTACTCCGTGCTGCTGAAGGACCTGGAGATGCGGAATCTCCGGGAACTGGAAGACCTTATCATCGAGGCTGTCTACACCGATATCATTCAGGGCAAGCTGGACCAGCGAAACCAGCTGCTCGAAGTGGATTTCTGCATTGGCCGTGACATCCGAAAGAAAGATATCAATAATATTGTCAAGACCTTGCATGAATG GTGTGACGGCTGCGAAGCAGTCCTGCTGGGCATCGAGCAGCAAGTTCTGAGAGCCAACCAGTACAAGGAGAACCACAGCCGGACTCAGCAGCAGGTAGAGGCAGAG GTTACCAACATCAAGAAGACACTCAAAGCTACCGCGTCCTCCTCAGCTCAGGAGATGGAGCAACAGTTGGCTGAACGAGAGTGTCCCCCTCACGCTGAGCAGAGGCAGCCCACTAAGAAGATGTCCAAAGTGAAAGGTCTGGTCTCCAGCCGCCACTAG